In one Rhopalosiphum padi isolate XX-2018 chromosome 3, ASM2088224v1, whole genome shotgun sequence genomic region, the following are encoded:
- the LOC132925167 gene encoding uncharacterized protein LOC132925167 yields MSNKFVGYVDELEQVLVDDELEEFLTFTPKLTTVKNQLKTNEINNSNRDLRCELVDIKNNIAVIRCNLNTADDVEIFFDLFKEKSATNWIIQGQLKYPEKILHYVEKITLMIKHNHTINTSGSLKYLRIHSETEQTFMQYFNDGMGPNEAYRFHENQIMKNKSPLKLLANGSINPIKNTVYHVHNVWRNLNFGSIDAPLEKLKEKIDLYDSQGISVNILEEKSNWVVLVSTSIMKRAQMLSSSKELIFCDSSSSCDTLETTITILAVPIALLLHPGQSAESYKTAFGFLKLIYPKCFGNIDAPYVFMTDDSAAEKQALHEVWPTSKQLLCHFHVGQKEWRWLTDSKNQIVQDKRQSLMEFFKKVMYADNEKNLEEAVLDIKKLSNDFPKFVKRFEFFYKRRTQWVQLYRLNILTGGNNTNNYAEASIRVLKEIVLCRTKAYNVVALVESVSKVWEEYFTYLLIKLSFVYTFIL; encoded by the exons ATGTCCAACAAGTTTGTTGGAT atgTTGATGAATTAGAACAAGTTTTAGTTGATGATGAGTTAGaagaatttttaacatttactcCTAAGCTTACTACAGTTAAGAATCAATTGAAAACCA atgaaataaataatagtaatagagaTTTGCGTTGTGAATtagttgatattaaaaataatattgcagtgATACGTTGCAATTTAAATACAGCAGAtgatgttgaaatattttttgatctgtttaaagaaaaaagtgCCACTAATTGGATTATTCAGGGGCAATTAAAATATCCAGAgaa aaTCCTCCATTATGTGGAAAAAATCACTTTAATGATTAAGCATAATCATACCATTAATACAAGTGGttccttaaaatatttacgtattcATTCAGAA ACTGAGCAAACATTTATGCAGTATTTTAATGACGGAATGGGACCAAATGAGGCTTATAGATTTcatgaaaatcaaataatgaaaaacaaaagtcCATTAAAACTTCTAGCCAATGGATCTATAAATCCAATAAAAAATACGGTCTATCATGTACATAACGTTTGGAGAAACTTAAATTTTGGTAGCATAGATGCTCCATTGGaaaagttaaaagaaaaaattgatttgtatgATTCCCAAG gaaTTTCTGTGAATATACTTGAGGAAAAGTCTAATTGGGTTGTTCTTGTTTCAACATCAATAATGAAAAGAGCTCAAATGTTAAGTTCTTCAaaagaattaatattttgtgacaGTAGTAGTAGTTGTGATACTTTAGAAACGACTATCACTATTCTAGCAGTACCTATAGCACTTTTATTACACCCGGGACAATCTGCTGAAAGCTATAAAACtgcttttggatttttaaagcTAATATACCCAAAGTGTTTTGGAAATATTGAt GCACCATATGTCTTTATGACAGATGACTCAGCTGCTGAGAAACAGGCATTACATGAAGTTTGGCCTACTAGCAAGcaattattatgtcattttcATGTAGGTCAGAAAGAATGGCGTTGGTTAACTGACTCAAAAAATCAAATTGTCCAAGACAAAAGACAGTCTTTAATggagttttttaaaaaa gtCATGTATGCAGACAATGAAAAGAATTTGGAAGAAGCTgtgttagatattaaaaaattatcaaatgatTTTCCAAAATTTGTAAaacgttttgaatttttttacaaacgAAGAACACAATGGGTTCAATTAtaccgtttaaatattttaacaggtGGGAACAACACTAATAATTATGCTGAAGCATCAATAAGGGTTTTAAAAGAAATTGTTCTATGTAGAACTAAAGCGTACAATGTTGTTGCTTTAGTTGAGTCAGTTTCAAAAGTATGGGAAGAATACTTCACCTACTTACTAATAAAATTGtcatttgtttatacatttatcttGTAA